The following proteins are encoded in a genomic region of Notolabrus celidotus isolate fNotCel1 chromosome 19, fNotCel1.pri, whole genome shotgun sequence:
- the dnajc25 gene encoding dnaJ homolog subfamily C member 25 translates to MAAPTEQCCGGGRGSTGCSRTVRPSLRLAVLLLSVCSLPAVSALVEGLYCGTEVCYDVLGVTREATKAEIARNYRQLARRYHPDRFRVGEPGMEEETQESAHKKFLLVVTAYETLKDEDTRRDYDYMLDHPEEYYQHYYAYYRRQLTPKVDVRVVILVTICAISIFQYYSWHSSYNEAINYLVTVPKYRIQATEIAKQQGLLNRPKEKGKNRRSKEEIREQEEEVIREIIKTKIDIKGGYQKPNLSDILLCQIILFPYYLTNYVAWYVSWIYRFTICREEYGEEEKLYIIRRYMRMSQSQFDSLDEHNKQTFLEKKLWIKENYELYKKEQEEEMKVKMATDPRMKRYRRWMRNEGPGRLTFIDD, encoded by the exons ATGGCTGCTCCCACGGAGCAGTGCTGCGGCGGTGGTAGAGGCTCCACCGGGTGTTCACGGACGGTGAGGCCGTCGTTGCGGCTCGCAGTGCTCCTGCTCTCCGTGTGCTCCCTGCCGGCGGTCTCTGCGCTGGTGGAGGGCCTGTACTGCGGCACGGAAGTCTGCTATGATGTGCTCGGAGTCACCCGAGAGGCCACCAAGGCGGAGATCGCCCGGAACTACCGGCAGCTGGCCCGCAGGTACCATCCGGACCGGTTCAGGGTGGGAGAGCCGGGCATGGAGGAGGAGACCCAGGAGTCCGCCCACAAGAAGTTCCTGCTCGTAGTGACCGCATACGAGACTTTAAAG GATGAAGATACTCGGCGGGACTACGACTACATGCTGGACCATCCTGAGGAGTACTACCAGCACTACTACGCCTACTACCGCCGACAGCTCACTCCTAAAGTGGACGTCAGGGTCGTCATCCTGGTCACCATCTGTGCTATCTCCATTTTTCAG tATTACAGCTGGCACAGCAGCTACAACGAGGCCATCAACTACCTGGTGACCGTCCCCAAGTACAGGATCCAGGCCACAGAGATCGCCAAACAGCAAGGACTCCTCAACCGCCCCAAGGAGAAGGGCAAGAACCGCCGCTCCAAGGAGGAGATccgagagcaggaggaggaggtgatccGAGAAATCATCAAAACAAAGATTGACATTAAAGGAGGCTACCAGAAGCCCAACCTGTCGGACATCCTGCTCTGTCAGATCATCCTCTTTCCGTACTACCTGACCAACTACGTGGCCTGGTACGTGTCCTGGATTTACCGCTTCACCATCTGCAGGGAGGAGtacggagaggaggagaagctctACATCATCAG GAGGTACATGAGGATGTCTCAGTCTCAGTTTGACAGTCTGGACGAGCACAACAAGCAGACCTTCCTGGAGAAAAAACTCTGGATCAAAGAAAACTATGAG TTGTACAagaaagagcaggaggaggagatgaaggtgaagatggCGACCGACCCGAGGATGAAGAGGTACAGACGTTGGATGAGGAACGAGGGGCCGGGGCGGCTGACGTTCATTGACGACTGA
- the LOC117831412 gene encoding spindlin-Z, giving the protein MKNTPGPRDTADAGHAGVSASMMKKKNPHKKHKSTLGPTTKVLSPPRRNIVGCRIQHVWKEGGGHVIWKGAVLDQVPVNPSLYLIKYDGFDCVYGLELHKDERVQGLEVLPDRLAKSRLTDVNLADTMIGKAVEHMFETEEGPKEEWRGMVLARAPIMTTWFYITYEKDPVLYMYQLLDDYKEGDLRIMPESNDSVPTEREPGEVVDSLVGKQVEYAKEDGGKRTGMVIHQVEAKPSVYFIKFDDDFLIYVYDLVKTS; this is encoded by the exons ATGAAGAACACTCCGGGACCCAGAGACACAGCTGATGCAG GGCATGCAGGTGTTTCTGCAAGtatgatgaagaaaaagaatCCCCACAA AAAACATAAGAGCACTCTCGGTCCGACCACTAAAGTCCTCTCGCCGCCTCGACGCAACATCGTCGGCTGCAGAATCCAACACGTgtggaaggaaggaggaggacaCGTGATCTGGAAAGGAGCCGTGCTGGACCAG GTGCCGGTGAACCCGTCCCTCTACCTGATCAAGTACGATGGTTTCGACTGCGTTTACGGTCTGGAGCTCCACAAAGACGAAAGGGTTCAGGGTCTGGAGGTGCTCCCTGACAGACTCG CTAAATCCCGTCTCACAGACGTGAACCTTGCGGACACCATGATCGGTAAAGCAGTGGAGCACATGTTTGAGACGGAGGAGGGTCCGAAGGAGGAGTGGAGGGGGATGGTGTTGGCCCGGGCTCCCATCATGACCACCTGGTTCTACATCACCTACGAGAAAGATCCGGTGCTCTACATGTACCAGCTGCTGGACGACTACAAAGAGGGAGACCTGCGTATCATGCCCGAATCCA ACGACAGTGTCCCCACGGAGAGGGAGCCAGGAGAGGTGGTGGACAGCCTGGTGGGCAAACAGGTGGAGTACGCCAAAGAGGACGGCGGCAAGCGGACGGGCATGGTCATCCACCAGGTGGAGGCCAAACCGTCCGTCTACTTCATCAAGTTTGACGACGACTTCCTCATCTACGTCTACGACCTGGTCAAGACTTCGTAA